The DNA sequence TATTCTCTTTCTCAACGCGTTGACCTCGGAATTCAGCAGCATGTTACTCTCAGTATGCCGCTTTACCTCCTCCCACAACATATCTCTCTCTTCGGATACCTTTGGTAATATCCCCCTCAGTATGGCCAACTCCTTTTTGCAGTCTTGCAGATCCTCGTGGAGCTGACTGACTGTCTCGTCCTTTTTTATCATCTGGCGTGCAAGGAAGATAAACAATATCAACAGAATATTATGGCATGGTATTATTGCTTTAAAAACAAAGACATGTAGAGGAAACTTTGTGCTTCTGTGGCAGAAATAATTAGGTTTCGTCCACGTTGTATCACGCGTATGTATGACAATAATCATCAGTTGATTTGTTGCTACTTTATCAATGAAGTAAGAAGCTTGTGTCATGAAACAGACATTTTCCAGTATGAAGGGAGAATATCATCAAAACTTGTGTTCTAGACCTCCAGAGCATATTTAGTTTCTCGATTTTCATGGTGGAAATCCGACATCTATCATCATTACGCTAAAGGCGGTCATATAGAGCTTTTCAAATAGATGCAAAAAATTTGCGCACATAATGAGCAAATATGGGTTCGGTGTGGATATAGCTGGTGTGGAATTATTGACCAAGGAGAAAATATACACAAACTTTGAGAGATTAACGTTCATACGAAAGAGCACCATGACATGAaaggagtacaattttttgcaaaatgtGCCCTTATGCTTAAGAAAATGTAATGCCAGTTGACTCATGGAAATAAATGAATGCCACTTGACTCATCTCTGCACACAACGAATATCTTTCATGTTCGGTTCACAAAGAAGAATGAATTAGTGTTCAAACATACCTGAAGTTCAACCTCTTTCATCTTGTGGTTTACACAAGAGAAGTTATCCACTGCATTTTGGACCTCACTTTTGAGAACATCATTGCCTCTAATAGCAGCAGCAAGCTCGGCTTGCAACTGCTCCACATCAAGCTCCCTGGAATAAAGCCTCTCGCGCAGCAAACTGGTCAACAGGGTCTCTGATTTTAACTCTGATCTGATTATGTCCTGGAAGGGAAACCAAATAATGTTTTGTAAAGTGCGTTGGGTCGATATAAAAAGGAGAAATGGCATTTGAAATGTAGAGTAAAGAAAAAAGCTACCTCTGATGTCTGTGATTCAACTCTCATGACAGGCGTTTGATTATCAGTACCAACTGGTTCAGACTTCTCATGCATCAAAGTGGACTTCTCTTGAAGGACATAAGACATGGTCTTCGAACTGGTTGCTAAGTTCTCAGCTGCCCGCTCTAGACCTTGGAGCTTCACTTCATATTCAACAAGAACTTGGCCATCTAAACATGTGGCGGAACCTGGCCCTTTGTTCAATGGAAAGCCACCATTGGTTTTAACATATTCAATTAACTTCCTGCCATGTTGGCTGGTCTCAGTAAGCAGTGGGAGTATTTGACTTTGCAAGGAGCAAATGCGACTCTGTAGCTCTCGGTCCAACTTAAAAGTTGAAAATCCACCTTCGATCCCTATATTTTTCAAGCGATTGAGCAGATCAATGTTCTCTCTCCTAAGTGAATCAACATCAGCCCTATATGATTCCACCTCCTTCCTAAGAGCGTGTTCCACTCCTGTCAGTCTAACATGTTCGATTTGCAGTTTTGCAATTCCAAAGTCAAAACTATCCTTAGAAATTTTCTTACTAAGTTCCTCACATAGACTTCGTAGTCCCTCAATTGTCCTCTCTTGATCGTTACAGGTTCTTTGGAGCCTACTGACAGCTTGGTGCATATCCTTACACTCACAGACCTTCTCCTCATACTTCCTTCGAATGCaatcaccttcttcttctgctGCCCTAGTTTTTTCTTGCAGCTCAGATATTGTTTTCTGTAAATAAAGGTTCTCCTCCCTAGCTTCTTTAAGTTGAGTAGATAATTCAACAAGTTGTTTGTCCGCATTTGCAGATTTGCTTTTAGTTTCCATTTCCCTTTCACTAGAGGTTGAGGCTTCTCTTTGGAGGGAAACATTCTGCTCTGCTAGTTCCCGCACCCTTTCCCGAAGCCTATGTTCTTCTGACTGTAATTTCTCGAGCTTGAGAGACCACTCTGCTGATCTCCTGTCTAATTCCTTTTCAAGAGCTACCtgtatctcatttttttccttcaccAATTTGCGGGACTGTGCTTCCAGGTCTGCCTTTCCAAGCTTAAGTTTTTCTCTAAACAAGGCCCTCTCAGCAATCCTATCCTCAAAAACTGCTGAAACCTCTCCAGCCAGATTTACCTTTTCCTCTGCTAGGCTTTTAATTGCCTGGATCAAAGTTGGCACGCCAAGTCCTTTTAACTGAAAAAAGTTTCCCTTTTGAAGCTCTTCCGACAGCGTTAGAGCACGGTCCTCAGCTtccttgaattttttaaatagttcaaCATCATTGTCTGTTACAGCATCAAGATTTTCTCCAGCCATGTCTTTATCACCAGAAAAAGAGTCCTTTTCCAAGTATTCAGAACTTTCATCATGGCGAGACCCATCACAAATCTCATCATGCCAATCCATTGCaaaattctttggagaatcttCATCGGGATATGCATTGGCATATCGATTCGAGTTCCTTCCATAGACATCTTCAATGGTGATTGGATTCTCAGAGTCAAATTCAGTAGACCTCATCTTAGGCTGAAACTTGGACTGGGAAAGTCTCTCAACCACATGTTTGGCTAGTTTTCGTGGTGATTCATTGCAGTACCCATTATTACACCCATCTTTTGAGGGAAGCGGAACTTGTGATGTCTTGGAATCTCTGAAAGATCGAGACTTAGGTTTTTGCTTCCTAGCATCATTTGCAACAGGTGCAAAAATATTTGGCGGCTTCTTTAccacatttccattttcaaattGGCTTCTCGTGGAGAAATTGCTTTTGGTTTCAAACCTTTCCATCTGTTCTCCATCAATGTAACGATCCAAAACCTTACTAGAGCAATTAGAGGAGATATCTGACAGATCAGAGAGAGATCCAGAGGCAGTGCAGCCATATTGCTCCATGCTCTTTGCATTCCGAACCATAGATGTATCTACAAAATTTGCCCTGGTTTGCCTCTCTGGAGTAAGAGTACGATATCTGAAAAGGCAAGAGAATTGCTACTCAGAGAGAAATCATgttgatgaaaaaattaacatgaacAGATCAAAAGTATACAAGATATGCAAGGAACAGACAGAACCTACCTGGATGAATGGTGTCCTGGTTGCTTGTTTGGATGATGACCAGAACTATGTGGAGAACCAGTTTGCTCACTGTAGTTCCTCATCCCTTTTCCAGCATCATGAAAAGATCCGGATGAAAATGAGAGGCTTCTTCTTAGAGAGGGTGTGCTACCATATACCTGATCTTCCGCGGCATGCTTGTTTTTAACAGACTTATCAGCTTTCTCTGTTGGTTTCTCCCAGTAAACTTGCTTATCTGTTGCCGGTTGGGAGACATTATTTGATGATTGTGATTTGAAAAAGAATAGCTTCTTCATCTCTCTGAACTTTTAACTCCAACAATTGCTACTTATCATTGAATGTATAAACCTGTACGTGAATCAACCAAcgggaaaagaaaaggaaaaaaaagtagatacTTGTATTAGTGAGCTTGCAATGGTTAGgaagcaaataaaaacaaactagTTTATGAAGAGCATTTAGGGAAGATTTCATAACAGTTCAATTTCATTAATCTTTTAAGCATGTCTGTTCAAGGATACATAG is a window from the Salvia hispanica cultivar TCC Black 2014 chromosome 1, UniMelb_Shisp_WGS_1.0, whole genome shotgun sequence genome containing:
- the LOC125187105 gene encoding COP1-interactive protein 1-like is translated as MKKLFFFKSQSSNNVSQPATDKQVYWEKPTEKADKSVKNKHAAEDQVYGSTPSLRRSLSFSSGSFHDAGKGMRNYSEQTGSPHSSGHHPNKQPGHHSSRYRTLTPERQTRANFVDTSMVRNAKSMEQYGCTASGSLSDLSDISSNCSSKVLDRYIDGEQMERFETKSNFSTRSQFENGNVVKKPPNIFAPVANDARKQKPKSRSFRDSKTSQVPLPSKDGCNNGYCNESPRKLAKHVVERLSQSKFQPKMRSTEFDSENPITIEDVYGRNSNRYANAYPDEDSPKNFAMDWHDEICDGSRHDESSEYLEKDSFSGDKDMAGENLDAVTDNDVELFKKFKEAEDRALTLSEELQKGNFFQLKGLGVPTLIQAIKSLAEEKVNLAGEVSAVFEDRIAERALFREKLKLGKADLEAQSRKLVKEKNEIQVALEKELDRRSAEWSLKLEKLQSEEHRLRERVRELAEQNVSLQREASTSSEREMETKSKSANADKQLVELSTQLKEAREENLYLQKTISELQEKTRAAEEEGDCIRRKYEEKVCECKDMHQAVSRLQRTCNDQERTIEGLRSLCEELSKKISKDSFDFGIAKLQIEHVRLTGVEHALRKEVESYRADVDSLRRENIDLLNRLKNIGIEGGFSTFKLDRELQSRICSLQSQILPLLTETSQHGRKLIEYVKTNGGFPLNKGPGSATCLDGQVLVEYEVKLQGLERAAENLATSSKTMSYVLQEKSTLMHEKSEPVGTDNQTPVMRVESQTSEDIIRSELKSETLLTSLLRERLYSRELDVEQLQAELAAAIRGNDVLKSEVQNAVDNFSCVNHKMKEVELQMIKKDETVSQLHEDLQDCKKELAILRGILPKVSEERDMLWEEVKRHTESNMLLNSEVNALRKRIEALDEDILMKEGQISILKDSVGKPFDLLATPERTPEFCWSDAR